The Desulfovibrio porci DNA segment TACGGCATTGACGCTCCCTCCCAGAGCCAGCCTTTCGGCCGCGAGGCGCGGGATTTTCTGCTTCGGCTGATGCCGAAGGGCGCCAAGGTGAGCGTGGACAGCGTGGGCGAGGACGATCAGGGCACCGTGAGCGCGCTGGTTCAGGTGGCCGGAACCTCCGTCAACTACCAGCTTCTGGTTGAAGGCTTGGCCTGGGTGAGCCGTTCGACGTGCAAGGCCATGTTCTGCCGTCGCTGGTACATTCAGGAGCATCAGGCCGTTGTGGACCGGCGCGGCCTGTGGGGCCTGAATATGAGCACGCCGCCCTGGCAGTGGGGCCGGTGAGCGGCG contains these protein-coding regions:
- a CDS encoding thermonuclease family protein, producing MGTRTGACLLLIMLVSLCFCPGARAWDAYVVRVEDGNTISVSERPGREEPTVILRFYGIDAPSQSQPFGREARDFLLRLMPKGAKVSVDSVGEDDQGTVSALVQVAGTSVNYQLLVEGLAWVSRSTCKAMFCRRWYIQEHQAVVDRRGLWGLNMSTPPWQWGR